The DNA window CACCGAATCCGAGTACGCCGCACTGCGATTGCCGCAGCGCTTCGCCCGCCAGGCGGACGCGGATCTGGCCGCGGCGCTCATGCTGTGCGCCCGCAACGATGCCACCACCATCACCATTTCCGGCGAATCGGGCGGCAAGCGGATCCTGGTCTTCGCCGCGGCGGTGCACAACCATGCGGGCATCCTGGTCGCCGACCACGACAAGGTGACGGTGCGTATGTGCCACGCCCGCAACCTCGGTAAGCATCTGGTCGAGATCATCGGCTCGGCCGAACCGGGCAAGCTCGCACTCATGCGAGAGCCGCAGGACGCGGTGCTGAACTCCGAGGACGCCGAAACCGCGACCAATGGCCATCGTCGCGCCGCCCGCTTCCGCAACACCCTCCGAAAACCGGTGGACGGTCGCGGTTTCATCACCGTGACCGTAGAGCCCGACAATCCGATGTCGCCGCCCACCCGCCACCGCAGCTGGCTCGACTTCACCGGCGACGGGCGCTACCTGCTCACCACCTCGCA is part of the Nocardia sp. NBC_00565 genome and encodes:
- a CDS encoding ESX secretion-associated protein EspG — translated: MKWVFTPDEFTHVWENETSLDRRPYPVNLAPAATVRTESEYAALRLPQRFARQADADLAAALMLCARNDATTITISGESGGKRILVFAAAVHNHAGILVADHDKVTVRMCHARNLGKHLVEIIGSAEPGKLALMREPQDAVLNSEDAETATNGHRRAARFRNTLRKPVDGRGFITVTVEPDNPMSPPTRHRSWLDFTGDGRYLLTTSHDLILAPVTDEDFADQLLRLAQIR